A genome region from Prionailurus viverrinus isolate Anna chromosome A3, UM_Priviv_1.0, whole genome shotgun sequence includes the following:
- the SERTAD2 gene encoding SERTA domain-containing protein 2 gives MLGKGEKRKFDEHEDGLEGKILSPSDGPSKVSYTLQRQTIFNISLMKLYNHRPLTEPSLQKTVLINNMLRRIQEELKQEGSLRPVFASAAAAAAATASPPPDSLSDSYREAAPPALSAPAPPPAHACDLGSTTPLDACLTPASLLEDDADDTFCTSPAAPPAAAARLSAPAPPPEKDSFSSALDEIEELCPTSTSPGAAAAAPDSSRGGSGAPGGPKPEDPKLMDSLPGNFEITTSTGFLTDLTLDDILFADIDTSMYDFDPCTSASGPASKMAPVSADDLLKTLAPYSSQPVAPSQPFKMDLTELDHIMEVLVGS, from the coding sequence ATGTTGGGTAAAGGAGAAAAACGGAAGTTTGACGAGCATGAAGATGGGCTGGAAGGCAAAATCCTGTCTCCCTCCGATGGGCCATCCAAGGTGTCTTACACCTTACAGCGCCAGACTATCTTCAACATTTCCCTTATGAAACTCTATAACCACAGGCCCCTCACCGAGCCCAGCTTGCAAAAGACCGTTCTGATCAACAACATGTTGCGGCGGATCCAGGAGGAGCTCAAACAGGAAGGCAGCCTGAGGCCGGTGttcgcctccgccgccgccgccgccgccgccaccgcctctCCCCCGCCCGACTCCCTCAGCGACAGCTACCGGGAGGCGGCGCCGCCCGCCCTCAgcgcccccgcgcccccgcctGCGCACGCCTGCGACCTCGGGAGCACTACTCCGCTGGACGCCTGCCTCACGCCCGCCTCGCTGCTCGAGGACGACGCCGACGACACGTTTTGCACTTCCCCGGCCGCGCCGCCCGCGGCTGCCGCCAGACTGTCGGCCCCAGCGCCCCCGCCGGAGAAGGACAGCTTCTCCTCCGCCCTGGACGAGATCGAGGAGCTCTGTCCCACGTCTACCTCCCCCGGGGCCGCAGCCGCAGCGCCCGACAGCTCCCGAGGGGGCTCCGGCGCGCCGGGCGGCCCGAAACCCGAAGACCCGAAGCTGATGGACTCTCTGCCCGGGAACTTCGAAATCACGACGTCCACGGGGTTTCTGACAGACTTGACCCTGGACGACATCCTGTTTGCCGACATCGACACGTCCATGTACGACTTCGACCCCTGCACGTCTGCCTCGGGGCCGGCCTCGAAGATGGCCCCGGTGTCGGCCGACGACCTCCTCAAGACTCTGGCCCCTTACAGCAGTCAGCCGGTCGCCCCGAGTCAGCCTTTCAAAATGGACCTCACGGAGCTGGACCACATCATGGAGGTGCTGGTCGGGTCCTAA